A stretch of Eleutherodactylus coqui strain aEleCoq1 chromosome 2, aEleCoq1.hap1, whole genome shotgun sequence DNA encodes these proteins:
- the NAA38 gene encoding N-alpha-acetyltransferase 38, NatC auxiliary subunit, with product MAAVLEENGCSPPAGDSDVEAGDGARHKLESLLNRNMRIEMTDGRSLIGCFLCTDRDCNVILGSAQEFLRPSDSFPVREPRVLGLAMVPGHHIVSIQVELESVASPQYL from the exons ATGGCTGCTGTGCTGGAGGAGAACGGctgcagccccccggccggg GACTCGGACGTGGAGGCGGGTGACGGCGCCCGGCACAAGCTGGAGTCTCTGCTGAACCGGAATATGCGCATCGAGATGACGGACGGCCGCTCCCTGATTGGCTGCTTCCTCTGCACCGACCGCGACTGTAACGTCATCCTCGGCTCGGCGCAGGAATTCCTCCGCCCCTCCG ACTCGTTCCCCGTGCGAGAGCCGCGCGTCCTGGGCCTGGCCATGGTTCCTGGTCATCACATCGTGTCCATCCAGGTGGAGCTGGAGAGCGTCGCCTCCCCCCAGTACCTGTGA